The Mangifera indica cultivar Alphonso chromosome 12, CATAS_Mindica_2.1, whole genome shotgun sequence DNA window TGTTTGTGGTAGAAGGGGAGACGATGTTGGAGATGTTGGGCTTGGGGATATTTGAAGAAGCTAATTGAGAAACGAAACCGTTTTGCTGCATGCCTTCTCCTGATAACACCCCTTCAAAGAAATTATGATCATCATGTTCAAGCAGTGAATTTCCATAGCCACCTGTGTCATTCTTAGCGGGGagtttttgattttgatgacTGCAGGTTTGTAAGTGTGATGTGTACATCCCCTCGATACAATCTTGATCTTTGTCTCTCTCCATTGGTCTCTGCGTGTTGTTTTTCTTGTAAATCCGGCATAAAACCCAGTCGTCAAGCTGGATATATATAAtcacaaagaaattaaaataatgtaatacaaaacatcttttaagaaagatgaagatgaattcaTTAATTACATACTCTTAAGGAAGCTTTCTTGTTGGCTAAATCAGATGGAGGCGGAGGTTTTGCAGCAGAGTTATTATCGACAAGACGATATTCATGCATAATCCAATTGGTTTTAACACCTTTCGGAGGCTTACCGCCATAAAAAACCAGGGCCTTCTTCACCCCAACCTTTTGATTCCCAATAGATGTCACTATAGGTTTATCAGTACCAGTAGCTTTCCAATATCCTGATGTTGCAGCTCTGTTTGGCCTGGCCCCATTAGGGTACTTTCTATCTCTCGGACTGAAAAAATACCACTCTTGCTCTCCAAACGTCGCCTTACCTAAACAAATTCAATTAGGGAGTATAATATTAATCAAACAAGCATAATTAAGTGAATTAGCAGGATGATTAAGAAAGTTAATTAATAGGTACTCGGCAGCTCCCACGGATCAAACTTGTAAAGATCGATCTCTGCTATGATCGCAACCGGAAGTGGAGTAGAGGTGGC harbors:
- the LOC123192653 gene encoding NAC transcription factor 25-like, which gives rise to MESTDSSTSSHHPHLPPGFRFHPTDEELVVHYLKKKATSTPLPVAIIAEIDLYKFDPWELPSKATFGEQEWYFFSPRDRKYPNGARPNRAATSGYWKATGTDKPIVTSIGNQKVGVKKALVFYGGKPPKGVKTNWIMHEYRLVDNNSAAKPPPPSDLANKKASLRLDDWVLCRIYKKNNTQRPMERDKDQDCIEGMYTSHLQTCSHQNQKLPAKNDTGGYGNSLLEHDDHNFFEGVLSGEGMQQNGFVSQLASSNIPKPNISNIVSPSTTNTFPVKRPMSSPYWNNEVASGGNTITASSSGKRFHGDLNSGSTATDDNNNNSFVSLLNQLPQSVPFQVPNSLLGSLGDGSLRQQFQLPSMNWNS